In Lolium rigidum isolate FL_2022 chromosome 7, APGP_CSIRO_Lrig_0.1, whole genome shotgun sequence, the DNA window TATACAGCGTTGGCGATTTGAAGACCAGAAATTATTGGTGCATATTTCACATCTGAGAAGTTCAATGTTTATGCTCAATGTTGTCCTTTCTTGCTAGATGCACAAGATTGGACTGCGACCGTCGAGATTTACATATGATGGTTTTATTAAATGTGTGCTAGCTGGGAAAGGAGTTGCACATGCTCGCAAAGTGGTATGCTACCGAGTTTATGATATTTTCAGTTACATGACACTATGACAGGACATCTTGTTTAATATGGTTGTGCACAATACCTATTTTATGAAGCCATGCATGTAGTTATGCCATACCTACCTTTTCATAAAAGTAACATGCTGTACTGACTGATTTTACAAGGGGTAATGTAATTCTAATGTTTATCACTGTTACTCCCCTTGAAAGCTACTATGTGAAACTGAACTGTACCTATTCTATTGTGACCGCTAATCGCTATATTTAGTTATTCTCCATAAAATTTGCTACTACTATATTTTATGTTCTCATGCTTTCCAGATTGAAGTGATGGAGAGAAGGGGTATTAAACCTTATGATGGTACACTTGTTGCTCTCTCAGTTGGCCATAGCAAAAGTTTACAGTTGGATCTGGCTGAGGACTTCTTGGGAAGAATTTCAGATATAAAATCAGAGTATATTCATGGTTTTAATGCTTTTCTTTCTGGTTGCGACATTATGGTAATGCATCGACTTTTGAAAAGAGATTCTGATATGTCATATTTGTCCCCCTACCTATTGTCATCCTAATTTCAGCTTGGTCATCTATGTTAAGTGTACTGAGCTGCTGATATATGGTCTATCAATTATCTCTGGTTTACCCTGTTTTAAATAGTTGTGCTCTATTTCACATAAacgattttattttttctttattcCTCAGTGCACTTAATTTTACTTAATTGTAAGAAATTATGAACTAAGTCTCCTCTCATCATTTTTGTAGAATGAACCAGAAAGAGCTCTCCGTGTACTAGCTAGAATGAAACACTTGGATTTGAAGCCAAATATCAGGACCTATGAGATTCTGTTTTCTCTTTTTGGCAATGTCAATGTTCCGTATGAAGAAGGAAATATGCTATCACATGCTGATGTGTCCAAAAGGATCAGCATAATCGAGATGGACATGTTAAACCATGAGATCCAACATAGTTTTGTGTCTATGAAGAACTTGGTATGCTTACCTTATACTATATCCTATATATGTAGATCTTCATCTTTTTTTTTGTACGTGTATCACTTGTAATATTCTTGCAAAAAACGCATATCTAGAAGTAAGAACTCATAGTAGTTGACTGTTTTGGTAACAATTTTTTAATATGCTCCCTTCTCTATGATCAGTGGGAAACAGTGAGTCTAATTTTCCCGTTTCCCTTTTCATATGAAAATTTCTCCATCAGCAGAGTTGGCACTTGACGCTAGTAAGGAATAAAAGTATGCAGCACATAGGTGTCTAACCATTCTTTTAAGAAATCATGCTCTAAGCTGGTCGAAAATTGTTGTTGTTTGTTGATGACAGTCTGTCCATTCATGAAAATAGGTTATTTATTGAGTCTATACCATGGCTTATTGGCCTGTATGATATCCTACCTTATCCAGCATTCCCAGTTTCTAATCCGTTATAAACTTATACTACATCCATTCCAATGaatacagttttttttttttgaaaagtcagctcaattaaagtttgactaaacttttagaagaatctatcaacaaCTATTATATTCTAtttatatcatatgaaaatatatttcatgatgtatctaatgatattgattttgtagtttgcatgttaatgatttttttatAGAAACTTGGTCAAGTTTGACTTTCCAAAAATAATATAAGCattattcattggaatggaggtagtacttcATAAAGAAGGGAAGCAATGTTTTAATTTGTCTGAATAGGATATCTGAATCATTTTCATGTGATGTAAGACTGGATTTTAATTGCTAATATGCATGTGTTGGTCAGACCTAGGAGAGTGGGAAGCACTTTGCTGTGAATGTCATTCGCAATATTGCTTGCGTGTTGATGATCTACTGGGATTCTGTATCTGTGGCTTGTACAATATGGTGAAACTAGCGTATCATCAGTTACCTGGTCATACTTCAAGACCTCACTGGCTTGAAATTTTACCATGATAATTTTCAAATTAGATTGCTAAGATCATTCAATCACTTGTCTGTATGATCTTCCATAGTTCTTACTGTGATATCATTATTTGAAGTCTTGTTGTTTTATCTACGACTTTATGTTATCTCAGATACGAGCCTTTGGAGCTGAGGGAATGATAGAAGAAATGCTGCGGTACTTGAATGTTGCTGAGAGTGTCTTATCTAACATGGATCCTTATCAGAAGAGTGATCTCTACGGCATTGTGTTGCATGCCTTGGTTAAGGCCAAGGAAGTACGAGTCTActgtcctttaccatttgttttgtTATATGAAATGATGAATTGGATTTAGTTTTTCTGGCAAGGCTATTTTGTATGCTTCCTGTGTTTTCAATGGAACTTGTTGAATTTGATGTACCGCTTTCTGGTCTGCAGACACACAAAGCAATAAGAACTTTCAAGATCATGAGAGCATGTGGTCTTCCAGCTAATACTGCAATTTATACTGTCATGATAGAGTGCTGCAAATTGTTGCCGTGTTTCAAATCAGCTAGCACCTTGTTGTCTTTGATGCTCCGAGATGGCTGCTGCCCTACAGTTGTGACTTACACATCTCTCCTGAAGGTAAGGCTGGATAACTGCGGGATCTCACTATGTAACATACTGCTTATTCGTATGTTTTAGTTGATTTGAATTGTTGTGCGCCATTTGAATCTGATGTCATGTTTGTCCATGGTAGGTTCTATTAGCAAAAGATGATTTTGAGGGGGCACTGGATCTGTTGGACTTATGCCTAACTGAAGGAATTCAACCTGATATAGGGATTTTCAACACATTACTCTCAGATGCGAATGCAAGAGTATGTCTATGATATAATTTGGCAACTCTTATTTCACTGAAATGACGTCAAAGTTAAACTCATGTCTGGTCATTCTTCACAGGGTAATATTCACGTTATTGAATGTATTCTTGAGTGTATTCACAGAGCAAAGATTCAGCCTAATGAATCAACGCTTTGGTACACATTCTGTGCCTACGTGGATCAAAAATTGTACAGCACCGCAGTCGAGGCATTACAGGTTCTCAGTATGAGGATGATCTCTGAGGACGCAAGCGTTCTCAAGGAGAAAGGAGCAGCTCTAGAGGATCTAATCCTCAGCGAAGAGCCAGACGCTGAACTAAGTATCATTAAGGCGTTTGGAGCAACCGAGGAATGTAGCGTGGCAGCCCTATTGAACCTGAGGTGGTGTGCGACAATTGGTTCCACCATATCTTGGTTGCCCGAGGACAGTCTATGGGCGAGGAGGCTGGCATCTTCTTATGACGCTAACAGGAGACTGGACATGCCATGAAATTTGTGCTTGAAGTATTGGATGTTTGAACCAACCGAGGGCATAGTTCTGCTGATGTGTTGCATGGTTTTGACATGCTCTCGTGGCGAATACCTGGTGATGTAATTGTGAACATCATTCACCAGGCATCATTCGCTGAGCTGTTGTGTGGTTTTGACCTGCTCTTGAGGCCAATAGCAGCTGTCCAGGAGGAGCATCAGGTCCACTAATTTTGCATGTGGAtgaggttgatggtgacgaaGTGAACCACATGTAACTCACATCCACTTAGTGTATTGTTTGTTACATCAATTTTCTCACTATTCACAGAACTTTGCTGTTCAAAATGAAGAGTAGATTTTTTCGGCATGCATATGTATTTACACAGTCACTGGAATTGCAAGGCATCAGAGAATGGCATGTGAAGTTTTGNNNNNNNNNNNNNNNNNNNNNNNNNNNNNNNNNNNNNNNNNNNNNNNNNNNNNNNNNNNNNNNNNNNNNNNNNNNNNNNNNNNNNNNNNNNNNNNNNNNNattatatcattcacctaatgacataaccttgttattaataacatccaatgttcatgatcacgaaaccatgatcatccattaatcaacaagctagttatacaagaggcttactagggactccttgttgtttacataacacacatgtatcaatgtttcggttaatacaattatagcatggtatgcaaacattatcataaacacaaagatctattataataaccattttattattgcctcttgggcatatctccaacagtgccTCCCAGATAGTCGCCGATGTCGATTGGAGAAGGAATCGAGCTCAActtcgccgattccggcgatgTACGGCGGGAGAAGATCTCGAAATTGGCCGCACTCAGACCTCCCCTGGATGCTCGGCTTGGCCGCAGGAACGAcgacgtcgaggcgcacctccttgaCCACCTCTTGAGCTCCGAGGTGGCTCCAATCTTGCTCTTCGTCCTcgactccggcggggtgccgcgaCGATTGTGGTCGTCTAGGTAGGTTAGAGAGGGAATGGCGAGGCAGCGAGGCATTAGGGTTTCAGTGCGGAGCTCTGGGCGTATTTATAGACCACGACGAGGTCTAGTTCGTCACCTCGACGGCGGCAGTGGCCGGGATGTCTCGATGACAACTGAGGTGGattgggcgcgaatcttggcgccAAGAGATAGACTCGGACGTGAGATAGATTGGGCGAGGTTCTCGAGATGGTCTCGCGACGTCCGTGGTCGTCCCTATCCACGGCGAGAGACGTGGCCGAGCTCCTCTCACGTGCTGTCGAcgttgaggaagaagacgatgctcCTTTTCTTCCTCAACGAAGCGATACGGTGGCGTTGGGTCGTTTTCTTCGTGGGCTGGGCCGAGTTGATGGGCTAGCGTGGAGATGGTTGTCGGGTCGTCGCGGTTGCCGAGGTCCACcgtggtaagtttccctccattcTCTTTATtcaatttctgtttattattttctgttttctattttgttgtttgaattcaaattgaattctcgttttgttttgcaggttctaaagtaTTTGAATATCATATcactttatgataatactcactcgcataattcttttgtttaaacatctattaaattttaaatagagtgacactttgtgaggtttaataaaatggaaatggttaagatattgatctccattcttttataatttaggaaccatttctgtttaaatgatttgaaatttagaacatgtgcatagtgaaaatattattaggtttaacaATATGTATTGTTTATATGTAATATAATTAttgctagagtttaaattaaatggtgttgggAATAGtatgaatcatgattttatgtggagaactgcttctaagggtttaagaagatgattgaataaactctataattactaatcttgcttagcaacttctaaaTTGGATTACTTAGGATAATTCCCAAGCTCACCATTGGtcaattcacttgctaaggtgatggtTCAAACTATGATATATTTTCCTCTTTGGTTAACTAAATAATTACTTGGGATAccaaatagaattggatattggtttactctactcaccaaatggcatttagttcTAAAGTTATATGGATTGGCTTATACTTGTGAACCATGATTCACAAGTTAGaacatgttattttatgtgagattgattccatatgacaaggtttagggttttggaaatacttcactatttgaagtaacaataggcatgaggcatggcaaggttctacttataatcccaagtaatccatgggttggaattcacatgtagtttagggtttaagttgtgatcaccaatatgatacacaactagaattaggatatggcataagctttggttatgttttactaatggaacatgactctcacctccaagattaaaggttggtttgaacaagtagaatttaatactactctaatattctctaggatagacatggatatggttagcatctataccctctctcacttctcaatgtcttggaatatcctaagatcctacttaattaagagatgatgatatgatcctctcaatatatggttttcctaggaattctaccttggtaatcttatgtagcttgttcttcatgaaatctgataaacccgcatcttgtggtatgcctccacctcctagcttcttcatattgatcctagctaatgtatggaaggtctcaagtgtttggtttccttgtatcatgctacaaggtgatcatatggatgaagggtgtggctctatttataggcttgggcaagctctagtatcatgacacataggtggtgactcttgtgttggtttgatgagtaaggtgcttgggtgtcatgccctcatccatagcaatcctttgagcatgaggtggcatagcttggaaagcaagtcatgtagatattttcatcctatgtggcatgatcattatcctctcatatgaattatatttggatagccaagtggcatttattactaaatatcttgtggatggttttattattgtggatgagtcactatatcatatttgattggatttatattataatattggtcaaaaagtcaaggttgaaggttattcctaaattttgaatagttggtgtttgattgcaccaaggcatgaacatatgagtttcaaaatacttatgagtagttttattcaaatagtttgaactataacttgCAATGTAGATGGattcagttttatgatattccatatatttaataagttatgatttaaataagaatgtgtggccttgatgcactttagacctcgtgatttaccttatttattaataagtttagaattgaattatattacacacaaaggtagttgctaacttttaagtgttaataagttagggtttaattcttaaagaatgtgttgttgtaaggaatgtcatgttgagatcttttataagatcttatagttgacccttacttaagatgttatttgttgtaaaactaattctatttgatctagcccctagatcaaatcatatctacccaaaatagggttttagcaaagatcacagtgaagtttatagcgcttgacttgatgatctaattcaattccagcaagtcaagtgaaacttcagttactgtggtaagttttatttgaaagcgcgaaaattcctcggattttctatgcatgaatgcaatgcacactttggtgttctctcattttattgcctctaaacctgggatattacagcctctcccccttaaattgaacttcgtcccgaagttcgaacgctctcacgttTCAGAATGTGGAACGGACTTGAAcggatcacaatcctttcaaactccctagtgatctcattagatataattgaatatatcccttgtctcgATCTTTCatgaagtcttctgatgtctagcaccgatactttcttcaattctatgatttcttccaacactctaagcttataggcttactctccaaagattcttggattaggacatcttcttatgctaatgggctttactaatggttgtggtgacatcttcctatttgggtactcaaagcttggttctaccaaattgcggtgtaatatggcactacggtgTACCAATCTACGGTggccaaaccttaattctaaaagatttgtttaaggtagggtattgttttcccttactaccataactatagtaatggtacttggtaaggtatttaccataggtatggtcctggtggtttattcctacgaatgaattagactcatttagtccatccaatcatggcttctagtttatgctaattatccatcttttggtttctttaggttccatgaaaggaatcttgctAATAAACATTAGTTTTGGTTTGGTCAAACCCTTCGGTATTTGAGCTTCTCAAGCTTTGGTTGTCCTctaacatcttcttcatccaaattcattatcttagacttacttgagctcttctgcttctgagtaattaattatccactcaagttagggtctaacccttacttcttcgagatataaaccttggcttctggtctgacattccccctgagagtacttttatatggatactttccaacaaccttatgaaaataagatcgtacttcctctcagttcagaccttcttctttgcCTGTCATACTCCAAaccatatcttaatacttctccttcagccttcctctcccccttggagtttacttaaTGATCTTTAAACTCTTTTTTCTTCTAATcactaaactccaaggttagaagattggtcttggtctggcttttaagttgtacttttctagagtctcacgaagaattctttgtggtgtatccacacagttgtgggtatccgatgtgaatcctccaaCTAAATATTTACTAGCTATGGGATACCAGatgcggaatccctctttcctttagagtgaaagaacgattaagctgtggactatttgttaccagctgcaggctatctaacacaagatgtggcttattggataccaagctgtggctatgttatgtttttaggcaatatctacctaccagtcgTGGCttcttacatagttttagttaaaaTATAccccacttcacatactttctcttcatgattatcctatatcagtctgcggtcttattatgccaactgcgacttcacttgtctattttccttcttctagggttgttttgcaagaaaatcaCTTGTTGACACCATAAAAatagtatcgtaagtgacttcacttgcattcccttcttccagaaTGAATCTGGCTCCACTtatactactccatattcactatgtTTCTccctttcatggtacttccatgttgaagtactcctcaattgaggataaaaatgagttttgattggtccttccttcaaaTTATTGTGgtggcttcccacaactttacttccttcttccggtgaaccttcatcttgtcttcaaaatcttcagaattcgtcacttcctcacacgaatacctttaccctctagacctataacatcaagtaagagcttgatattgcaacatgcatttgcatatcaaagtcaaacttcatgtatggatctagtcaatcaataaaaatcaataaaatccaagaaaatccagctttgtgcttataatacacatctttatatgcctgaatataatagttgggtaagacatccctaaacatcaggctcagatgtgtagtatataacaccacataagataggttttagttgtgatacttagcacgaatacgtgaatttctactatttgtctcaacatttatctcaattgcacatttgcaatgagacaacttgaaacaaaatggcctgggatagttgaagttaacctaattttctttggaagtactaacaaaatagtataccatatatatgtgctattgaggactacttcctatagtacaattagttctaacatgtctactctaaacacatgattgtttagaatataccacctataactctaggatttctctatgtgatatgctttaaataagccttctttaaattaaggactatggttttaacatacttggtacaattattaggattttaaggcctaagcttttgaactattccttaaatcctacccctcatcatacttctgtttgCTTACTTCTGAtattctactccctcacatcatgattctcaagtgaatcatatatgattaccaactctaccatgaaaagtagaattATATAAattctatcactcttccttacctcctatgattgactcatcataggtatatactacctcatattacttatttaccttacttaacatcagtcatttgacattttaaatgactcttacttaactataacatgacttggtatacatcttccaataggatatcttccttatggttgtatcctctctttggactaccatgtgttgtataccaactgtggtctactaccacccattatcttaagctccaatggtgttctatttgtttggaatgaagcaagatcactaactaattttacttaagaaagatagataagaagaattgactcaagtgtgtcaggattattctcaagtgaatacccatctcatgtcaaaagaatagttggtttagcatagttgacttggctaatacaacttcctatagacactaccaaacctataggtctcctttaaagggttttaatcctagggtcaaagcatttgctctgataccagctgtggtgacccagcgtaccactgcatggtatagtacacaagtcgttgacataacacaagtgaaacaccgttccactcatattacatccctcagagtggtacaacagaaacatatgcgagtccaaggtatgcctatagaaggatacacaagctgtttacagaagatcaacacaacctcctactttacagtgaggtaaaacttcaaataaagctccagaagaatgactcgtagtctaactaactgctaactcaagcttaagagctatttggcttgctatagaaatctaactacttaggtgctaggattagggaaaggctcccttctattactagtctaagttttcacTCTAGTTGTTGCAGAAGTtaacttcattgacttctttgcttggattcttcgttTTGTTGcatttgactcctttgtcttcgagttccacggtagattctcctccggtgcctccatagctaagcaggggatttaagagtgggatgagtacgagcgtactcagcaagttcatattagggaaataggtgtatcatgcactagctacagccacagaccagaaagtcataggcaatgcaagtttttgtaaacatttcttcaaaaggtttattttattctgaaaactatgcccgtcagtcttcacaggttgactagaacttcatggagttcctttcctgccgcgttcgcagttcccttccggaacagggagtgacaatcacaattcggtatcctctcgcagaggtgcgttacttttcccataagagaacttatccttgatacctttccgagatgcatgctcgtccacacttccttggtgtggggccaggtgtaagatccaagccaatcactgccttctccgcgacctcgcggacccacccttttgtaagtctgtcctctcctatatctatgggtagactaacacgggcacttgttctctcctataccgttaaggtaggctgatccgaacaacttatgtgccctgtcctatacaccatagatagactgatccggacaacccttacaatccttcatagaccaataataagtctaccctctcctgtatctaatggtagactgtgcaggaccacatgtccccacctttaccaaagatagactgatacgggcaacccttattaccagttcgttggcatgcgagagggaaaagatacagctgacttccctagagccattatagatcttatggttaacgcgatatgtacggcgctagaatcactggacggcattggtacttagtcctagatgaatagtacccatgcaatggaacctccaccaatcaacacataccatggttccattgcccaccacatagtcatattcataattgaaaaataatatttgcttttcaatgcaagagtgataagtatagtactttgcatataatttgataaaaataatcaaatgacatgagcaagcgatgaacttgcctttcttgactgcaagattatgcaggcaaaagcttcgatacgtgagaactccaaattctgaaataccatcattgttcggtaaggacaatgtttaaagaactggcaaagatgctataatgcctagtatgagatgcaatcgtcccgagcgtaacctaacctcgatgatttaggatggatgagttgtaaaaatttctttagtgtgtgttgcacttttaggatggttctcaaacaaggttcttattagggttggtgatattaatagcataaacaagtgatataatgcatcataacaatcatacacataaagaatagtgattgCATAACAAGCaagagtagttgtcagttttaagttctacaggacatggttgatgattacttattttatacttcaaaagaatatcttttgaagaacaggttaattaagaaatagTAAGTATTTTAAATAAGAACTAGGgcatctatggtttgattgatatCTATGCTTcagaagaataacttttgaaggatAGGTTAAATAGAACAAGGACTACTATAAATAGgatctatggcttctagggtttactattggattcatttagttttctaatagggactagttggttcttaacttggaatgggtttatatgtagaaaatattggtagggttattattatggtttcccatatacatcatatcaaaggatggttattaagatggttccataggtttgttattaggtttactatggcttcatattTGCCTTACCAAATAATctttaatagtttctaagctaagtggttattGATCCTTAAGTAGagtttagtggaataggagcatgtgttgtgaattgctacacaagattggtactagggtttatcattatggttctactagtgtttgatggttaaggttgatcttaatggtatgatatataggatagtggtcaatggtactaattcaataaacaagttagggtttatacccaggtGATACTAGCTAATCATATAGGTttgaattaagaataggaacatgaaatgataatctcatgtgacttggtttatgcttgtggatcaaaagcatgcattcatttgtttcttactagggttatATAGGTATAGATGAAACTTATATGATTACatgagctaaacccctagggttttaggattgcaactatttaggatgaacacataaaataatgaaatccagtttctaacttagaataaaactaaggtttctaaattatgatccaattcttaaaactTATATTTGGTAATTAAGTGTGGttgctaattactttgaaacagaaTTAGTAATGGTCTGacatttattaattttcacaagaataaatagttagagtaactcctaattaggtttaattcagaAATAAGGGTTTAACAATTATCACTAGGTTTTAAAAGTAATAACTTGCAAATTAAAAGTAtttaagttcacaatatttaagttactaaattaatattggcttttaatattttcttgatttattattatttaagaaagtAGTAAAttagaattt includes these proteins:
- the LOC124677822 gene encoding pentatricopeptide repeat-containing protein At1g76280-like, giving the protein MDILEIMEDKAIDISKGNYRSVTRALTKGGYSKEALKLLTLLGEKESTHGVLPIFNIFLSACRTNLNDVGSCLEKMEGHLVGKSEITYCELLKVAVLQGNLSAVHDLWKDCTRYYSPSIIALRKFVKAFSTLGDLQSAYHILQRMVVLAGEHTDHLMVSSKRRCQSTRLDIPVPALNLVEDLKLVSDYDLPSPFQGKMGAEGYLVDAQPELFQVETQSSKHKQLKSYVSIISAGDNLGDNSGLDNGRMTKTLRFAPVAVKKILRWSFNDIIHMCVLLDNCQLAEQLFLEMHKIGLRPSRFTYDGFIKCVLAGKGVAHARKVIEVMERRGIKPYDGTLVALSVGHSKSLQLDLAEDFLGRISDIKSEYIHGFNAFLSGCDIMNEPERALRVLARMKHLDLKPNIRTYEILFSLFGNVNVPYEEGNMLSHADVSKRISIIEMDMLNHEIQHSFVSMKNLIRAFGAEGMIEEMLRYLNVAESVLSNMDPYQKSDLYGIVLHALVKAKETHKAIRTFKIMRACGLPANTAIYTVMIECCKLLPCFKSASTLLSLMLRDGCCPTVVTYTSLLKVLLAKDDFEGALDLLDLCLTEGIQPDIGIFNTLLSDANARGNIHVIECILECIHRAKIQPNESTLWYTFCAYVDQKLYSTAVEALQVLSMRMISEDASVLKEKGAALEDLILSEEPDAELSIIKAFGATEECSVAALLNLRWCATIGSTISWLPEDSLWARRLASSYDANRRLDMP